The DNA sequence gatttcaaaagattttattttttctatgatGAAACAGTCAAtcattctctttctctctcggTCAGGCAATCAATTAGCCTTATTGTTTTGTCTAGCCTAATATCTTCATTCCTGGTCCAtaattttcttttgaatttgGGACAATAGTGAAATTTCCTAGATATTCATTACTAGCACCCATGTTTCTCAGTCTGTGAGCATGTTAATTTTCATTGGATTGAGATGTGTTCCAACACATTCAATGTTCTTGTAGAGAAGTGGTTCGAAGCCCCATGGTGGAAGCCCAATGTTCAGTTCAGCTAAGCTTTCCTGTGGTGCTGAAGAATGGAACAATGGTTGGTGGCTGTTTTGATCTATCAATCAATAGCTCATATAATTGATAGTCACTGGTTTTTTTTATGACTTTCATATTACTTATCATTGAGGTTTTTTTGttggaaaaaaattaattaccaGGTAGAAGAGATTCATCGTATTGGCTTCCTGAGCAAACTTCTTGAAACAAAAATAATGCAGGTGCTACGTTTCAAGCATGGGCAGGTGTGCATCTCTTATGCTTTACTTTGTGTGGTTACCTGTTTGCTAGATGGTTCTTTTACACCTTTCTGTCCCAGATCTATTCTGCTGGTGTCTCTGTGTTCCTTGGTGGTAATAGACCTTCTAGAACTGGCGATATACGTGGAGACATTAGCATAAATTTTTCTTGTGATCCTGAAATATCCTCAAAGCTGGTATGGTATTTTTTTATCTGTGATTgtacttttttctcttttcatttaattttatttattgatttcaactTAAGTGTCAATCAGTTAATTTGCCCCCTGTTGTGGAATACTTCTTAATAGCTTGATCTTGCTTTGGATGAAATACTTCGGCTTCAAGAGGAAGGACCATTAGTCGAGGATGTTGCAACTGTACTAGAACTTGAGCAAAGGGCCCATGAAAATGGATTGCAGgttaagtttattaattaactaaaatttgaaaaatttaattCCCATTTGGCAACCAAGGTGATACCATTTCAGTGCTAAGTAGTTGCATAACtcctcattttcctttttttatttgcCCCAGCCCCCAAGTGATCTCACAATATAGATAGTGTTGGCATTCCCGCCTTCCTTCTCCTTTCAGGGCCCATCTAAAGGAGAATCCAGAGAGCTCATGAATATAAGAAATTGTAAGTTATACTCTTTTAAACATAGTGCTGATTTCAGATTGATCTTTCAGGAGAATATCTATTGGCTGGAAAGGATTTTACGGAGCTACCAGTCAAGAATCTATGACGGTGATTTGGGCAATGCCTTTGAGGTTGGTGGTATTTTCAATTTGCATTTTCTCTATTTTGTGTAATTGACTGTTTTTGAATCTAAAAGTCTTCATTTCATGGGAGTGATGCTCTCTATTGAGGTAATGAGGTCTGGAGTTGCAACAACAATTATAGTTAATAATGAAGCTGAAAAATCAAGcaatttatactttattttaacCATATAATACCAGAGTTTAGGACTATGTTTAATAAGGGTATGAACAAACCGAATTGAGCAAGTTTGAAGAGTTCAAGTTTagttcattaaaaaatttttgagCTTGAGCTAAACTCAATCTGAATATCAATAACTTCAAGCTTTATTTGTTTAACAAATGAGATAAGATGAGCTGAGTTTTTATAAAGTCAAGTCTTGATTAGCTCATAAGCAGCTCGATTTATTTACAATCCTAATgaattttgtttaaaaataataagttcaaaattaaatagttttaaTTAAACAAGCATATTTACAAGTCAACTCGTGTACCTATAAACAAACAAACTCGAGTCTTAATGAGCCCAAATATCTATAAGCTTGAGGTTAAAATTGGGCCCGAATTTGGCTTGTTTAGATAATGAATCAAGCCAAGCCAAACTTATTTCGAGCTAAGTCTCAAACAGCTTACGAGCACATTTGTTCATTTACGACTATATGTTAACCAGTAGCAAGATGGTGTGCCTGTAGCATTTTATATAGTTGGTACTGGTGAGCATCCTTGTGCACATACATATGTGAGATATGTAGATGTAATTCATTTTCCCCTGCCTagaattttcttccttttttccttttgcAGAACCTATCTTTTAGTAGTGGAATGAGTGGTCATCCTGTGGCAACCGCAGCACAGTTGTTGTCGCAGGCACTAAAATAGCATactttttttgttcttttaagTTCCCTTCATTGCTGTAATTATGAGAATTTTATTTTCTGAAGCAGATTCAAGATGAAGGACGTTCTAATGTTAGACAGTCTCTTACAACAACAACAGTGCAGTCGACCCTGCAAGGGATACTGCCTTATCCTTGCAAAAAACAGTATACTGCAGTCATTTTAATGCCTCAAACATCTCGCTTCCAGTTGCTGAGGTCATTCTTCAAATCTACTCAGATCTATGCCAGAGATGCCAAGGTCTGTATGTTTAGTACATCACTACAATTTCTAGAAACCGTTGAAATCCCTATTTGTTCAGGTCAGGTGTCTGCTCTTTCCCCGTTTAACATATTTTAGCATAATGGTGGTCGCAGATCGGAGCAAGTATTGCCTGTTTTACTGTATTGGCTTTCACTTTTTGGAGATACGCAAGAAGCAATCGGAGATCATAGATTAGGATGCCTTTTCCTTTGCTGAGCTGAGTTTTATATACCTATTGAAGGACAGGGATTTTCTGCAGGAAGTTAGTATCATTTACTAAAGATTCGATTACGGGCATTTAGCTCCAGGAAAAATAAATACCACTTCTGATTTAGGGGAAACATCTAGATTGATACATGAGCATCATatgttttattcattttatgatCTAATTAGTCTGTATCATTCATCaatttattagtattattattatttttatggagCAACATTGGTTGCGTAACCGATCTTTCTTAAAACATTGTGGACGCTTTTACTGTAACGCAGATGATAAGGAATATTTGAGTTCCGTATTTAGTTTTTCGCTTTGGATCATAAGGATTGAAATGCGATACCCTTGAGCATAATCTAGGGGAGAAAAAGAATGTTTTCTAGTACTTAAGAAGGCATGTGCCACaattctcttaaaaagaaaacatgagttgcttttttttatctaaatttgtgGAATAggattttagataaaataatcTAAATATTTTGTGAAGaattgtatttatatttttttattttagattagttacaattttaatcaatagataaatgattttaaaacatttaacataaattacaatatgatttttaagttttatttcaatgataaaatagtcttttaaaataaatatttttattttcattatttctttatgtattattattaaatttaacttttttctgttaattatattttttttctttattaatcaaAAAATtgtgaattaatttttaaattaaatttcacgtattttaaagtttttattcaTAGTTTGCAATATAGCATTTTCAATATAACTTTCACAATATTCAAGCTCTTGAAACGTACATGATTTTCAATAAAAAGCATACCTTAGCTTGGACACCGTGAGAAAGATGCATGGATTGATCTTCTATTTGCAAACGTCGAGAAATTTCTGACCAATTAGATTTTCATTTTTCCATTGAGATAGTTGTAATCATTGCTTGAAACTTAACCTTTTTGCCATAGCGGTATGTTGATCAGATCACGAAGGCCACTGCATAGATGGAAAACTCCCTTTTTAAGAATGAAAATTATGAATCAAATGTTGAATTTGATCAAGAAAAGCGTTCAGTGATTGTGTAAATGTTAAACGACAAAAGTTGGAGCATATGCacttaaaaaaagaaatgtaATTTTATTGACTTCCATTTTTGGTTTCCAACTTGATGCCAAATAAGTAGCTCGAGTCTCAGTATCTGGAAAACCACCAACACAACCATCCTCCAATTACACCACTATTGTCTATACATCTCTCACCCATCAGTGAGTTGAGCATATCGACTCACGGTGGACGGTGCAATATTTACCCATTCAGATGGGTCGTACTACATCagaacataaattattaaatagattCATTCAGATGGACAAATCATATCTAAACACAGATGCACCATACTACATCAGAACATAAATAGATTCATTCAGATAAACGTATCATATCTAAACACGTGGGCACGGACTAAAAAAGAGGGTTGCCCACGGGGGATGCAATTTAAAAAGCCTGCAAACTTCTATAGAAATTTACTTGTGAGAAACAAAATGCCAACTTCAAGCCATCCATCTTGTGACCACATGTGAAATCAAGGGAAAAACTCGGTGGTTTTTGTACAGAAAGGCAAGAGGAGGTTGTTTCTTTCTGAGATGTAAAAGTGATCCATGCTTGAAAAACCCACTCCATGAATTCAATCccaataaaagaaaacaaatgaaaatggaGGTTGACAGAAATTTAGCTGGCCTTGTAAGCATACATGTAGCCTCTAAGCTTTCTCACTTCTTCTGATGACTGGGTAAGTAGATGGTCAATATAGAGACAAATAACAGCTCCGCTGCaatttaaagagaaaaaaaaaaattaagacaatGATAGTCGCTGAACTTATTCCAAAAAGCTGTCAAAGATTAAGGGAGGCAGGGACAAGTGAACACCCACCTAAGAGGACCGAATGGAAGCCAGAGGACATCCCATCGAAATCTTGACATCCTGTGGCACAAACAAATAATTCTACAATATTGAGAAAATTAGGCTTAACTTAATATCAGCTCCTACCCAGTTAGTGCAGCAAATGGGCAAAACTTGATGTACCTTAGCATGTAATATAACCAGAACACTGCAAGTATGAGTCCAGTAAAGCTCGAGTACCAAATCCATCGCCTTCGATGCATTGAATTATGAAGTAACCCCACAATGGCCATTGAGCATGCAAAAACAGCTAACCAATCTATTGTAGTTTTGAAAAATTAGCAACAGAAATACATTTACTACTGTAGAAAGAACATTGCATTGAAAGATAAAAGATACACCAATTCAATTTGAATGGTTAAATGATATCAATTAAGAATTTAACAATGTGATCTATTAGCAGCATAAATACATGCAACACAAATGAGGGCAAATTGGCATTTAGCAATAGTTTGGCACTGAAAAGGCAAAAGCATAGCAAATCAATAATCAAAGAGTATTCATTTCAACTATTTGTGTGATTGACTGATCAAGCTCCATCAAATATGCAACCAATCGAAGTGAATCTGGTTTATTAGTATCATTCAGTTCACCCTTTCAGAATAGAACCACTTTTCTATTTCAAAGAAATACATCCATCAGTTACCCTTATGAACTTCAAACGAAGTTCATATTTGAGGCATGGTCAATTCAACAAATGGCATCAGaagcaaaatatatattttcctaTTTGATCTTTCTAAATGCAAGAGGGAAAAAAACAACGTTACTGCaactataatattaaatttcttttgaCAAACAACAGAGCATGTACAGCTGCTGGCTAACAAGAGAAAATACATTTACATGTGATTCCCAGGAGAAATTTTATAATGAAGCAGTGATTTCACATAAGCATGTCACATAGAAATTCAAGCCAATAAGAAATTGAAATGTAGACGATTACAGTTATTGATTTTCTGTTTTAAAACGCTTGGGTAGCTTCAGTTTGCCAGGTTCACTTATAGATACACACTTGTTTCTTATTGGCTTGTTATTCCACGCATATTATCCTACATAGATTATAGAAAAACCACTTCATTCTACAATTTGTCAAATCCTAGACATGTAAGCCTGTGATCGTATGTGGATCCTACACATTGGAAATAGCAGAGTTCAAAGATACATAATTTGTGTTTCTAGAATAGCCATGTGGTGCAGGAATGAAGTCATGGCTCCATAATAAAGGAACAATCCCACTTGCTATCATTCAGATCAAGATACCAAAAACTAAAATTCTTTTACGAGCTTAAGAAGGAAGCTGAGGAAAAAAGCACTAATCAATTCCTTGTTAAAGCAAGATTCAGTGATTCAGTTGAGCCCGAATTTGCTCAACTTgctaaagattttttttaaaaaaaaataaagtgtctAAAATTGCTCTTGTTAATTTACAGTAAAAAGGGAGAGTGGGAACTGCAAACAGATGCTGGATAAACACCATGCTTAATGAGATAGATAAAATAGAAAGATAGATATGACAAAAATCATGTAATGACTAGTAAAAGAGTCCGAATTAGTTCGGGGACAAGTAAAGAGGCGAACCTGCAGAGATTACCCTCCATGAATCGATATCTTCCATAAAGTAAGCATGGTATCTCTATTAATCAAAAGagtaacccaaaaaaaaaaatcaaattccaaaatgaaaataaaagaaaaagcaagCAATCTAACCACTGCAAAAATAATTAATCTCATTCTATTGGATGATTGATTTAGTTTACAAATTACAAGTTCCCATGGAGAAGTTGTCTGTTGGTAGATGGAGTACAGTTGAAACATAGCGTAGCAGAAGAGAAGTCCGGCGAACACCCGCTACCACAAAA is a window from the Manihot esculenta cultivar AM560-2 chromosome 16, M.esculenta_v8, whole genome shotgun sequence genome containing:
- the LOC110604166 gene encoding uncharacterized protein LOC110604166 isoform X1 — encoded protein: MKKLARNWRKSQDSKSSLPTWEDPSLDDSRPMDTEEQEAFVRELERTQAQQSLLWRRVFAGLLFCYAMFQLYSIYQQTTSPWELRYHAYFMEDIDSWRVISADWLAVFACSMAIVGLLHNSMHRRRWIWYSSFTGLILAVFWLYYMLRIICLCHRMSRFRWDVLWLPFGPLSGAVICLYIDHLLTQSSEEVRKLRGYMYAYKAS
- the LOC110604166 gene encoding uncharacterized protein LOC110604166 isoform X2 — translated: MKKLARNWRKSQDSKSSLPTWEDPSLDDSRPMDTEEQEAFVRELERTQAQQSLLWRRVFAGLLFCYAMFQLYSIYQQTTSPWELRYHAYFMEDIDSWRVISADWLAVFACSMAIVGLLHNSMHRRRWIWYSSFTGLILAVFWLYYMLRMSRFRWDVLWLPFGPLSGAVICLYIDHLLTQSSEEVRKLRGYMYAYKAS